A window of the Cannabis sativa cultivar Pink pepper isolate KNU-18-1 chromosome X, ASM2916894v1, whole genome shotgun sequence genome harbors these coding sequences:
- the LOC133031661 gene encoding uncharacterized protein LOC133031661 encodes MLASQSRQKSYADPKRRDVTFQPGDHVFLRVSPMKGVRRFGKKGKLSPRFIGPFEILEKVGQVAYRLALPPALSAVHNVFHISMLRKYVSDPMHVLSYEALELQPDLSYDEQPVQILDKKEKVLRTKTISLVKVLWRNSKVEEATWELESDMRAQYPELFR; translated from the coding sequence atgcttgcttctcaaagcaggcagaaaagttatgcagatcccaagCGACGGGATGTTACATTCCAACCTGGTGATCATGTCTTTTTACGAGTATCCCCGATGAAAGGAGTCAGACGTTTTGGAAAGAAAGGTAAATTGAGCCctaggtttattggaccttttgaaattctgGAAAAAGTTGGGCAAGTTGCTTATAGGTTAGCCTTACCTCCAGCATTATCAGCAgtgcataatgtatttcatattTCCATGCTGAGGAAGTACGTGTCTGATCCAATGCATGTTTTGAGTTACGAAGCATTGGAATTGCAACCTGACTTATCATATgacgaacaaccagtgcaaattcTGGATAAGAAGGAAAAGGTTCTCCGAACCAAAACCATATCATTAGTCAAGGTACTTTGGAGAAACAGTAAAGTGgaggaagccacttgggaattgGAATCTGATATGAGGGCCCAGTATCCTGAGTTATTCAGGTAG
- the LOC133032552 gene encoding uncharacterized protein LOC133032552 codes for MTWEEFRELFNAKYYNEAVRSAKRKEFIELVQGESMSVTEYTTKFDRLAKLASGIVPTDFSKKEKYLAGLNAKIRHDLVITTSDTTTYAEMVDKALRAEGAVKFLQETRESSGVGGVTTLPMSGPEKESGGSTLEQRKRTFPSSGSSGQGKRFRGNQNRGGRQTYSYPECPRCKKHHPGACNRRACFQCGSVGHLVKDRLS; via the coding sequence ATGACCTGGGAGGAGTTCCGGGAATTGTTCAAtgccaagtattacaacgaggcggtccgcagtgcaaagcggaaggaaTTTATTGAGTTGGTACAAGGTGAGAGTATGTCAGTGACCGAGTATACCACcaagtttgatcgcttggcTAAGCTAGCCTCCGGAATTGTACCGacagacttcagtaagaaagaaaagtatttggcTGGGCTGAATGCCAAAATCAGACATGACCTGGTTATTACAACGAGTGATACAACGACTTATGCAGAAATGGTTGATAAGGCTCTTCGAGCAGAAGGGGCAGTGAAATTCTTACAAGAAACTCGAGAGTCTTCTGGTGTTGGTGGGGTTACTACTCTCCCTATGTCGGGTCCTGAAAAAGAGAGTGGGGGTTCTACCCTTGAACAGAGGAAAAGAACTTTTCCATCTTCAGGAAGTTCAGGGCAAGGTAAAAGGTTTCGAggaaaccagaacagagggggacgtcagacttattcttatcctgagtgcccgcgttgcaagaagcatcatcctggaGCTTGTAACCGGAGAGCCTGTTTTCAGTGTGGTTCGGTGGGACATCTCGTGAAAGATCGCCTCAgttga